A stretch of Vibrio aphrogenes DNA encodes these proteins:
- a CDS encoding YeeE/YedE family protein — MNRFWPMVILLISIAAMIWLDASFGMKWALMGLVGLGFGFTLAFSRFGIVFGWREMITKRNSYYVRIHLITIAIEIVLFTAILSFSHALFGDKMVGNIMGIGIPFFIGAIIFGIGMQLAGVCATGTLYCCGEARPRFWLVLIFYGVGTLISNQFRPFLESTFSNPVVIAKDVTGSAWHGMLINLCLLAVLFYLFRKAELRNNTTLNPIFNKKNLFWQDGRFTVLTGGIIIAILNSSVVALHGSAWTITDAVYVMALHSAGFFGLFHNNPMLDQPLFLNPMVGMFWLGILGAALARSLSPKRVQAPSPIGHIFASIVGGLLMGMSAMYSACNLGGMFDGIASGSLHGWIWMLMALCGSIIGIRLRPLFGLSNQ, encoded by the coding sequence ATGAATCGCTTTTGGCCTATGGTCATTTTACTCATTTCTATTGCGGCCATGATTTGGCTCGATGCATCGTTTGGCATGAAGTGGGCATTAATGGGGTTAGTTGGCTTAGGTTTTGGTTTTACTTTGGCGTTTAGCCGTTTTGGTATTGTCTTTGGTTGGCGTGAAATGATCACCAAACGCAATAGTTATTATGTGCGTATTCACCTCATCACTATCGCTATCGAAATCGTGTTGTTTACTGCAATACTGTCTTTTAGCCATGCTTTATTCGGCGACAAAATGGTCGGCAATATTATGGGCATTGGTATTCCCTTTTTTATCGGCGCGATTATCTTTGGTATTGGTATGCAACTGGCGGGCGTTTGTGCAACCGGAACCTTATATTGCTGCGGAGAGGCGCGACCTCGCTTTTGGCTGGTATTGATCTTTTACGGAGTGGGAACGCTGATCAGTAACCAATTCCGACCTTTTTTAGAAAGTACCTTCTCAAACCCTGTAGTGATCGCTAAAGACGTCACCGGCAGTGCTTGGCACGGGATGTTGATTAACCTGTGTTTGTTAGCAGTTCTTTTCTACTTATTTAGAAAAGCTGAATTACGTAACAACACCACCTTGAACCCGATTTTTAATAAGAAGAATCTATTTTGGCAAGATGGTCGTTTTACTGTATTAACCGGCGGGATCATTATTGCGATTCTAAACTCGAGCGTAGTCGCTTTACATGGTTCAGCTTGGACCATCACTGATGCCGTGTATGTGATGGCATTGCACAGTGCGGGTTTCTTTGGACTATTTCATAATAACCCGATGTTGGATCAACCTTTATTTCTCAATCCAATGGTTGGGATGTTTTGGTTAGGGATTCTCGGCGCAGCATTAGCCCGTAGCCTATCCCCTAAGCGAGTTCAAGCGCCCAGCCCAATTGGTCATATATTCGCATCGATTGTGGGCGGCTTATTGATGGGGATGAGCGCGATGTACAGTGCCTGTAACCTAGGCGGCATGTTCGATGGGATCGCATCCGGTAGCCTACACGGCTGGATTTGGATGCTAATGGCCTTATGCGGCAGTATCATCGGTATCCGCTTACGCCCTTTGTTTGGGTTAAGTAATCAATAA
- a CDS encoding Rep family protein has translation MSEKKEIKLRQCELVTNLEYIDLEQVKQKLTDLTKNGKSVTEYAFIIHDKDTYDQSGKKADGTSYSEGDLKAPHIHLMMKFKSPVRLHCIANWFNVKENNINKIKSKWVSALRYLTHSNHPEKHQYDDSDVISNFDYSEEKDNFKVSNRGGSARKDEILNNVSQGHWKMLDLYKPTNITELEFVKYSADINKALQYRQTFLQLNEKGRNMDVIYISGGSGSGKTTLAREYAEKKGHSIYVSDGGKNPMDNYMGQDCIILDDFRPDVMGLSDLLKLLDNHTSSMVNARYYNKYMGECKLLIITTIEDLPDFFSKIPNANGEPIKQLERRCKTKMIVDTDSVGFYSYIEGEYQFSGSIPNPIKDRSFAQKPTVDVNDFAQAFGLSDQISTTNIINF, from the coding sequence ATGAGCGAGAAAAAAGAAATAAAATTAAGGCAATGTGAACTGGTCACCAATCTTGAATATATCGATTTAGAACAAGTAAAACAAAAACTCACGGATTTAACAAAAAACGGTAAAAGCGTGACTGAGTATGCTTTTATCATTCACGATAAAGATACTTATGATCAAAGTGGTAAAAAAGCCGATGGCACAAGCTATAGCGAAGGAGACTTGAAAGCCCCACACATACATTTGATGATGAAATTCAAATCTCCCGTAAGACTGCATTGCATAGCAAATTGGTTCAATGTCAAAGAGAATAATATCAACAAAATCAAATCAAAGTGGGTTTCTGCTCTGCGATATTTAACTCATTCAAACCACCCTGAGAAACATCAATATGATGATAGTGACGTTATTTCTAACTTTGATTATTCCGAAGAAAAGGACAACTTCAAAGTTAGCAATAGAGGTGGGTCTGCTCGAAAGGACGAGATTTTAAACAATGTTTCACAGGGGCATTGGAAGATGTTGGACTTATACAAGCCAACTAATATTACTGAATTAGAGTTCGTGAAATATAGCGCAGACATCAACAAGGCATTGCAATACCGACAAACATTTTTACAACTAAACGAGAAAGGAAGAAATATGGACGTTATATATATTAGTGGAGGCTCAGGGAGTGGCAAAACAACATTAGCAAGAGAATATGCTGAAAAGAAAGGACATAGCATTTATGTGAGCGATGGTGGTAAAAACCCGATGGATAATTATATGGGGCAAGATTGTATTATTTTAGATGATTTTAGACCTGATGTGATGGGATTAAGCGACCTATTAAAATTACTGGATAATCATACTTCATCGATGGTCAATGCTCGCTATTACAACAAATATATGGGTGAGTGTAAGCTTTTGATTATCACTACGATTGAGGACCTACCTGACTTTTTTAGTAAGATCCCTAACGCAAATGGTGAGCCGATAAAGCAACTTGAAAGACGCTGTAAGACCAAAATGATTGTCGATACTGATAGTGTAGGGTTTTATAGTTATATCGAAGGTGAGTATCAATTTAGTGGCTCAATTCCTAACCCAATTAAGGATAGAAGTTTCGCACAAAAACCTACCGTTGATGTTAACGATTTTGCACAAGCGTTTGGTCTATCGGATCAGATATCAACAACCAATATCATTAATTTTTAG
- the selB gene encoding selenocysteine-specific translation elongation factor — translation MHASSPYQAVIGLAGHVDHGKTSLIHALTGIMTAREHEQTLGMTQDLGFAHFEDGQGNTIGVIDVPGHERYLRNMVAGVWCINVLLLVVSADEGCMPMTLTHTKVAKAMGVQHIVIALNKSDKVSASQLAQREEEVLETIMDISGIVPDIISVSAQTGHQLEALKALLIANVQASLPPQPQDAHPFMYVDRAFVVNGVGTIVTGTLAQGQLSLGDKLRCEPSGIIGTVRSIQTYNQQVEQVQATCRVALNIKGLSKKQVSRGDLLLAVSNSGKPASQQTLNSEFISQDQCIVRLEAIDDTNTHQRNKQVEVASGSWHGMAQLIPIPNTQLARLLLSHALPLSFGQRMMIIENGGKQLLFQAQVVWREWIPKFKKRAIYQALTELPETLTPNAQTAMLLALQGYYPALLTPDAPLSGCVTLGEFYVAPDWQAQQSEKLLQQLNQGHSLSALELAHQVKLEQNIVESLLQKLKTDQQVHLNYGKWHHGDGASEDDLPSPAQHILNLAREAGLKGLELNKVALGEDKKWLKQLTHQKYLTSLTPEIYFDMQVYLTLVKDIIGDKQPKDTTSIQEMKDITGLSRKYIIPLANRMEKDGWMRRDDELRIILKAWTD, via the coding sequence ATGCACGCATCTTCACCTTATCAGGCCGTTATCGGGTTAGCCGGCCATGTCGATCACGGTAAAACCAGCTTAATTCATGCACTTACTGGCATCATGACAGCAAGGGAACATGAGCAAACCTTAGGAATGACTCAAGATCTCGGGTTTGCCCATTTTGAAGACGGACAAGGCAATACCATTGGGGTAATCGATGTTCCCGGCCATGAACGTTACTTGCGTAATATGGTCGCTGGCGTGTGGTGCATTAACGTGTTGTTGCTTGTGGTCTCGGCAGATGAAGGCTGCATGCCAATGACGCTCACTCACACCAAAGTGGCAAAAGCCATGGGCGTTCAACACATAGTGATTGCGTTAAATAAGTCAGATAAAGTGAGTGCATCGCAACTGGCACAAAGGGAAGAAGAGGTTCTTGAAACCATTATGGATATCTCAGGGATCGTGCCCGATATTATCTCGGTCAGCGCGCAAACTGGGCATCAACTTGAAGCACTTAAAGCCTTGTTAATCGCCAATGTTCAAGCTTCATTGCCTCCGCAGCCTCAAGACGCTCATCCGTTTATGTATGTTGACCGAGCCTTTGTGGTCAATGGCGTCGGCACCATTGTTACCGGCACTTTAGCGCAAGGGCAACTGTCATTAGGCGATAAACTCCGTTGTGAACCCAGCGGTATTATCGGCACGGTTCGCTCCATTCAGACTTACAATCAACAAGTTGAACAAGTTCAAGCAACCTGCCGTGTGGCTCTCAATATAAAAGGGCTCTCTAAAAAGCAAGTATCACGAGGCGATCTACTTCTTGCGGTGTCTAATTCTGGAAAGCCAGCGTCTCAGCAGACACTTAATAGTGAGTTTATTTCACAAGATCAATGCATTGTACGCTTAGAAGCCATTGATGATACCAACACCCACCAGCGCAATAAGCAAGTCGAAGTCGCTTCAGGCAGTTGGCATGGTATGGCGCAACTTATCCCGATCCCCAATACTCAATTAGCGCGATTACTGCTTTCTCATGCTTTACCGCTCAGCTTTGGTCAACGCATGATGATCATTGAAAATGGCGGCAAACAGCTGTTATTTCAAGCGCAAGTCGTGTGGCGAGAATGGATCCCTAAATTTAAAAAACGGGCGATATATCAAGCCTTAACTGAACTGCCTGAAACGCTGACCCCTAATGCACAAACCGCAATGTTATTAGCTCTGCAAGGCTACTATCCGGCGTTGTTAACTCCTGATGCGCCTCTGTCAGGCTGTGTAACACTCGGTGAGTTTTATGTTGCCCCAGATTGGCAAGCCCAACAAAGCGAGAAGCTCTTACAACAACTTAACCAAGGTCACTCCTTATCGGCGCTGGAACTGGCTCATCAAGTGAAACTGGAGCAAAACATCGTCGAATCTTTGTTGCAAAAATTAAAAACCGACCAGCAAGTTCATCTCAATTATGGCAAATGGCATCACGGTGATGGCGCTAGTGAAGATGACTTACCTTCCCCTGCGCAGCACATTTTAAATCTAGCGCGAGAAGCTGGCCTTAAAGGATTGGAATTAAATAAAGTCGCTCTTGGCGAGGATAAAAAGTGGCTAAAACAACTCACTCATCAAAAATACCTCACTTCGTTAACCCCTGAGATCTATTTTGATATGCAGGTGTATTTAACGTTGGTAAAAGACATCATCGGCGACAAACAGCCTAAAGACACCACCAGCATTCAAGAAATGAAAGACATCACCGGGTTAAGCCGCAAATACATCATCCCTCTTGCCAATCGCATGGAAAAAGATGGCTGGATGCGACGAGATGATGAGCTCCGGATCATTCTCAAAGCTTGGACAGACTAA
- a CDS encoding sulfurtransferase, which yields MKTSYRHIATVMFSMAAIFPAGATTFEQLADKPASETQVIDCRSSNIYNGWDLPAYHIRGGHFPNASNIEPSWLTSLSSTQQEALFHLNHLDKNKPTYVYCDQEAQHTTVSLLKQAGFQQVHGIAQSIHYYDGKRDSLANYQDLVPVWWVKKLIDGEQVMHPPQANYKIVEVAWGPAVKYLVSHIPGALYLNTNDIESEPLWNKVSDSQLAKTIATLGIDKDSSVILYGRDQSAAARAASILMYAGVKDVRLINGGWQAWQQADYPTEALKNSAQPVKFGAQIPLHPELYIDVPQAKKLLADQLGSSLVSIRSWPEYLGETSGYSYIKPKGRISGSKWGHAGSDAYHMEDFNNPDNTMISEKVITQFWKEWGIQSDQNVSFYCGTGWRASEAFFYAHVMGWQQISVFDGGWYEWSAEPNNPVETGEVQAPIQK from the coding sequence ATGAAAACGAGTTACCGACATATCGCCACCGTTATGTTTTCTATGGCGGCGATTTTTCCGGCTGGAGCTACCACGTTTGAGCAGTTAGCTGATAAGCCTGCCAGTGAAACGCAAGTGATTGATTGTCGTTCGAGTAATATTTATAACGGCTGGGATCTGCCGGCTTACCATATTCGTGGAGGGCACTTTCCCAATGCCAGTAATATTGAGCCAAGTTGGTTAACCAGCCTGTCCTCGACTCAACAAGAGGCGTTATTTCACCTCAATCATTTGGATAAGAATAAACCGACGTATGTGTATTGCGATCAAGAGGCGCAACACACAACCGTTAGTTTATTAAAGCAAGCAGGCTTTCAACAGGTGCATGGGATAGCGCAGTCGATTCATTATTATGATGGGAAGCGTGATAGCTTAGCTAACTACCAAGATTTAGTACCGGTTTGGTGGGTGAAAAAACTGATTGATGGGGAGCAAGTGATGCATCCACCTCAAGCTAATTATAAGATTGTGGAGGTGGCTTGGGGGCCTGCCGTCAAATATTTAGTCTCGCATATTCCCGGTGCATTATACCTCAATACCAATGATATTGAGTCAGAGCCGTTATGGAATAAAGTCAGCGATAGCCAGTTGGCAAAAACCATCGCCACACTTGGTATCGATAAAGATTCTTCGGTGATCTTATACGGTCGTGACCAAAGTGCCGCCGCGCGTGCCGCCAGTATTTTGATGTATGCAGGCGTTAAGGACGTACGTTTAATTAATGGCGGTTGGCAAGCTTGGCAACAAGCAGATTACCCAACCGAGGCACTAAAAAATTCCGCGCAGCCAGTGAAGTTCGGTGCCCAAATTCCATTACATCCAGAGTTGTATATTGATGTTCCACAAGCCAAAAAGCTCCTAGCCGATCAGCTAGGAAGTTCTTTAGTTAGCATCCGCAGTTGGCCTGAATATCTTGGTGAAACCAGTGGGTATAGTTATATCAAACCAAAAGGTCGGATTAGCGGATCTAAATGGGGGCATGCTGGATCGGATGCTTATCACATGGAAGATTTTAATAACCCTGATAATACGATGATCAGCGAAAAAGTGATCACTCAATTTTGGAAGGAGTGGGGAATTCAGTCCGATCAAAACGTGTCATTTTATTGCGGGACGGGATGGCGAGCTTCAGAAGCCTTCTTCTACGCTCATGTAATGGGCTGGCAACAGATTAGTGTGTTTGATGGCGGTTGGTATGAATGGAGCGCCGAGCCGAACAACCCAGTTGAAACCGGTGAGGTACAAGCCCCGATTCAGAAGTAA
- the selD gene encoding selenide, water dikinase SelD, with the protein MMSTVRLTQYSHGGGCGCKISPQVLSEILATQTQWASDPNLLVGNETSDDAAVYDIGNGQSIISTTDFFMPIVDDPTDFGRIAAANAISDVYAMGGKPIMAIAVLGWPVNQLSPEIAQQVIEGGRAMCAEAGISLAGGHSIDTPEPIFGLAVTGIIPTARIKQNSCAKEGDVIFVTKPFGIGMLSHAEKQSKLLDADKHTARDWMCRLNKIGQQLSELDGVHAMTDVTGFGLLGHLVEMCEGAQVHAQLEFDRIPMMADLDYYFEQGCVPGGTLRNFASYGHKVAPITEKQKAILCDPQTSGGLMIAVDPAQVAQVKALLKEHQLQSEAIGQFVSAQGDFTVKVR; encoded by the coding sequence ATTATGTCAACAGTTCGTCTAACACAATACAGCCACGGTGGTGGTTGTGGATGCAAAATCTCGCCACAAGTATTGAGTGAAATTCTAGCCACTCAAACTCAATGGGCTTCAGATCCTAACTTGCTGGTCGGTAATGAAACCAGCGATGATGCTGCGGTGTATGACATTGGCAATGGGCAATCCATTATTAGTACTACCGACTTTTTTATGCCGATTGTTGATGACCCTACTGATTTTGGACGCATTGCGGCTGCCAATGCGATCAGCGACGTCTATGCCATGGGAGGCAAACCGATTATGGCGATTGCGGTCCTTGGGTGGCCGGTCAATCAATTATCTCCTGAGATAGCACAACAAGTGATTGAAGGTGGGCGCGCCATGTGTGCGGAAGCTGGAATTTCGCTAGCAGGTGGCCACTCTATTGATACGCCGGAACCGATCTTTGGTTTGGCAGTAACGGGCATTATTCCAACCGCTCGTATTAAGCAAAATAGCTGCGCCAAAGAAGGAGATGTGATTTTTGTTACTAAGCCATTTGGGATTGGCATGTTAAGTCACGCAGAAAAGCAATCCAAACTGCTGGATGCCGATAAACATACCGCGCGTGACTGGATGTGTCGTTTAAATAAAATTGGGCAGCAGCTTTCTGAATTAGATGGTGTTCATGCCATGACGGATGTGACCGGTTTTGGATTATTAGGCCATCTGGTTGAAATGTGTGAAGGGGCTCAGGTTCATGCTCAACTGGAATTTGATCGCATTCCAATGATGGCTGATCTCGATTACTACTTTGAGCAAGGTTGTGTGCCGGGAGGAACCTTGCGTAACTTTGCCAGTTATGGACACAAAGTGGCACCGATTACTGAGAAACAAAAAGCGATCTTGTGTGACCCACAAACCTCTGGTGGATTAATGATTGCTGTTGATCCGGCGCAGGTTGCTCAAGTGAAAGCCTTACTTAAAGAGCATCAATTACAGTCAGAGGCGATAGGGCAATTTGTTTCAGCGCAAGGTGACTTTACCGTTAAGGTGAGATAA
- the selA gene encoding L-seryl-tRNA(Sec) selenium transferase, producing MTTDSAKPCYRLPQVEQLLQHQALVVYIEQLSRPLVTQLIRQTLQAIRESQAFKQSGTHGIDVIAAIEKNCQHRLKQRQRSVINATGIAIHTNLGRSPIHPDIWQDVSPLNTGYCNLELTLNDGKRGQRNGLLPDLIQSWVGAEDALIVNNNAAAVYLTLIGLAQGKEVIVSRGEQVQIGGGFRIPDILKMSGCTLVEVGTTNITTAQDYLDAITENTAAILMVHQSNFSIQGFTEAPDIHQLVKNLPYHVSLLVDQGSGLSDESYSSDEHSIRYYLNAGADLVCFSGDKILGGPQAGIVAGNTHLIKTLAKHPMMRAFRPGRIVLSLLESLLIKKLNKQHSGKGVAERLIDAIPETQFWAEQLAQQWQPFARLEQLEAQVGGGSLPSERYLSYGLALQLPGKAQSHLDRLRDLPTPIIGYLNKDRLMVNLSTILEQDKAIFVQQLDHYIRSFQA from the coding sequence ATGACGACTGATTCAGCAAAACCTTGCTACCGCTTACCTCAAGTCGAACAACTGCTACAGCATCAAGCTTTAGTTGTTTATATTGAGCAATTAAGTCGCCCATTAGTCACTCAATTAATTCGTCAAACCCTACAAGCCATTCGTGAATCCCAGGCGTTTAAGCAATCAGGAACACACGGTATTGATGTCATCGCTGCTATTGAGAAAAATTGCCAACATCGGTTAAAGCAACGTCAACGCTCGGTCATTAATGCTACCGGGATTGCCATTCATACCAACCTTGGCCGCTCTCCGATTCATCCAGACATTTGGCAAGACGTTTCGCCGCTCAATACTGGTTATTGTAATTTAGAGTTAACCCTCAATGATGGAAAACGCGGTCAGCGCAACGGGTTATTGCCGGATCTAATTCAAAGCTGGGTGGGGGCAGAAGATGCCTTGATCGTCAATAATAATGCCGCCGCAGTTTACTTAACCTTAATTGGTTTGGCTCAAGGTAAAGAAGTAATCGTCTCTCGTGGGGAACAAGTACAGATAGGTGGTGGCTTTCGTATCCCCGATATTTTGAAAATGTCAGGATGCACTTTAGTCGAGGTGGGTACAACCAACATTACCACCGCGCAAGACTACCTCGACGCGATTACCGAAAATACCGCCGCGATTTTAATGGTGCATCAATCCAATTTCTCCATTCAAGGTTTTACCGAAGCGCCCGATATTCATCAATTAGTCAAAAATTTGCCCTATCACGTCTCATTATTAGTCGATCAAGGCTCGGGGTTATCGGATGAATCTTATTCAAGTGATGAACACTCCATTCGCTATTATTTAAACGCTGGCGCAGATTTAGTGTGCTTTTCTGGCGATAAAATTCTCGGTGGTCCACAAGCCGGCATCGTTGCGGGTAACACGCATTTAATCAAAACGTTAGCTAAACACCCGATGATGCGCGCTTTCCGACCAGGCCGCATCGTGTTGTCTTTATTGGAATCGTTATTAATCAAAAAGCTCAATAAACAACATTCTGGTAAAGGAGTCGCAGAGCGCCTAATTGATGCCATTCCGGAGACGCAATTCTGGGCGGAACAATTAGCCCAACAATGGCAACCTTTTGCTCGTCTCGAACAGTTAGAAGCACAAGTGGGAGGCGGCTCATTACCCAGTGAGCGCTACCTCAGTTATGGTCTTGCTCTGCAATTACCAGGTAAGGCACAAAGCCATCTTGATCGCTTACGTGACCTGCCTACCCCGATCATTGGTTATCTCAACAAAGATCGTCTCATGGTTAATTTATCTACGATTTTAGAACAAGATAAAGCGATTTTTGTCCAGCAATTAGATCATTATATTCGCTCATTTCAAGCTTAA
- a CDS encoding phosphoethanolamine transferase, with protein MIKLNKQKINIYNIANKYPIIKKYAQIIFLFSIIVVLSKFTLRATGDSSPEFFNVLIFSLIISFFMNSKKTYYFIMLPISVVISLYGPVGFTYGLPSYQYLVSLIATDTQESLEFLSLIPYKSYLYSVLIPFSFYVIHLLSYRMKINPVKNRTYIFISLIMLSLSSEAFLFIKKAQAAIDKVMLEMNEFSKYTKRNDWGDVYQTDKTKYDDYILIVGESARRDYFHVYGYPIENTPFLDSTNGTIVNGLNAGGTYTIGSLRLMLTQGNKGKWQPNYNLNIMGMLNNAGFETYWLSNQGLFGRFDTPISSIANKAKYSYFTKSGAYNSKNIPDSLLLKNLQSIVSKESNEKRFIVLHTMGSHPNACDRIDDFKNQYKSKSKINNYIACYVSSIKQTDDFIKSTYEMMLNNDNGRTFSIMYISDHGMVHREVNGEIQLNNNYVSKYHYDIPLVKISSDDNERKVLESRKSGLMFVNGVADWMGVEGDLIEPYDLFDGVSNKQDYGLSKKAYKVDDPAIDITSDLM; from the coding sequence ATGATAAAATTAAATAAACAAAAAATTAATATTTACAACATTGCCAATAAGTATCCTATAATAAAAAAATATGCTCAGATTATTTTTTTGTTTTCGATTATTGTAGTTTTATCCAAGTTTACATTAAGAGCGACTGGAGATTCTAGTCCGGAATTTTTTAATGTATTAATATTTTCGTTAATAATAAGTTTTTTTATGAATTCAAAGAAAACTTATTATTTTATAATGTTGCCGATATCTGTAGTTATTTCATTGTATGGCCCTGTTGGATTTACATATGGATTACCTTCATATCAATATTTAGTGTCTCTTATCGCTACCGATACACAAGAAAGTTTGGAGTTTTTATCTCTGATACCTTATAAATCATATTTATATTCAGTTTTAATACCTTTTTCATTCTATGTGATACATTTATTATCATATAGAATGAAAATCAACCCAGTTAAAAATAGAACTTATATTTTTATTTCCTTGATAATGTTAAGTTTATCATCGGAAGCCTTTCTTTTTATAAAAAAAGCTCAAGCTGCTATAGATAAAGTAATGCTTGAAATGAATGAGTTTTCTAAATATACAAAAAGAAATGATTGGGGGGATGTATACCAAACAGATAAAACAAAATATGATGACTATATTCTTATTGTTGGAGAGAGTGCTAGGAGGGATTATTTCCACGTTTATGGATATCCTATAGAGAATACTCCTTTCCTCGATTCAACTAATGGCACTATAGTTAATGGCTTAAATGCTGGTGGAACGTATACGATAGGTTCTTTGAGATTGATGTTAACTCAAGGAAATAAAGGTAAGTGGCAACCCAACTATAACCTAAATATTATGGGGATGCTTAATAATGCTGGATTTGAGACTTATTGGTTATCAAATCAAGGCTTATTTGGTCGCTTTGATACACCTATATCTTCAATTGCTAATAAAGCTAAATATTCATATTTTACAAAATCAGGGGCATATAATTCAAAAAATATTCCAGATTCTTTATTATTGAAAAATTTACAAAGTATTGTATCAAAAGAAAGTAATGAGAAGAGATTTATTGTATTGCATACAATGGGCTCTCATCCAAATGCATGTGATCGAATAGATGATTTTAAAAATCAATATAAATCAAAAAGTAAAATAAATAATTATATAGCATGTTATGTTTCAAGCATAAAACAAACAGATGATTTCATAAAATCCACTTATGAAATGATGTTGAATAATGATAATGGAAGAACATTTTCAATTATGTATATTTCAGATCATGGAATGGTTCATCGTGAAGTAAATGGTGAGATACAACTTAATAATAATTATGTTAGTAAATATCATTATGATATACCTTTAGTAAAAATATCATCTGATGATAATGAAAGAAAGGTATTAGAATCAAGAAAATCAGGTCTAATGTTTGTTAATGGGGTAGCTGATTGGATGGGAGTTGAAGGTGATTTAATAGAGCCTTATGATTTATTTGATGGTGTGTCTAATAAACAAGATTATGGTTTAAGTAAAAAAGCATATAAAGTAGATGATCCTGCGATAGATATTACAAGTGATTTAATGTGA
- a CDS encoding ribbon-helix-helix domain-containing protein, giving the protein MKNIFKESISSAILDQIDDITTVPNSFRLPVSLNNQLDELSLTLEKSKSFLIIEYIKAGIKETNLILEENSLHYDITFPAGNEVNSDLSHPKYFMLNTNYNNNPEDHFSMIKNKEASAFCSGWKEYIQNLSKGDYVFLYQSGVGVIACGEVCGDLVKSQYYGVKDDKYSKSLKHFKVGFKAISARDFKNMTDDSVNFRRTMVSITPNQFHKLSDEIEKRLKSKTNI; this is encoded by the coding sequence ATGAAAAACATATTTAAAGAATCAATTAGCTCAGCGATTTTAGATCAGATCGACGATATAACAACTGTTCCCAATTCATTTCGTCTCCCTGTCTCGTTAAATAATCAACTTGATGAGTTATCATTAACATTAGAAAAATCTAAAAGTTTTTTGATTATCGAATATATAAAAGCAGGGATTAAAGAAACAAATCTAATTTTAGAAGAAAACAGCCTACATTATGATATAACATTCCCAGCAGGAAATGAGGTAAATTCAGACTTATCTCATCCAAAGTATTTTATGCTCAATACAAACTATAATAACAATCCTGAAGACCATTTTAGTATGATAAAAAACAAAGAAGCCTCCGCTTTTTGCTCTGGGTGGAAGGAGTATATCCAAAACCTATCTAAAGGAGATTATGTTTTTTTATATCAGAGTGGGGTCGGTGTAATTGCGTGTGGAGAAGTTTGTGGTGATTTAGTAAAAAGTCAATATTATGGAGTGAAAGATGATAAATATTCCAAATCATTAAAACACTTCAAAGTAGGATTTAAAGCAATATCAGCCAGAGACTTTAAAAATATGACTGACGATAGTGTAAATTTCAGACGAACAATGGTAAGTATAACGCCTAACCAATTTCATAAGTTAAGTGATGAAATTGAAAAACGATTAAAAAGCAAGACTAATATTTAA